From Rutidosis leptorrhynchoides isolate AG116_Rl617_1_P2 chromosome 3, CSIRO_AGI_Rlap_v1, whole genome shotgun sequence, a single genomic window includes:
- the LOC139901056 gene encoding uncharacterized protein, protein MALATQNHTVQANERTYSYLHELQVGKEAEVRIMICRTWDTHTKYGKYLSTDFIASDEQLTARNTVAHFFISRLKEGSVYLLNKFEVIPKKGDYRLLRDNKVVIQLQGSTFLKKISSDEHEGFIHHPYTSVTPQRGGSTTLEFELVNERRRRVRVTLWGKLGDSFLARKPAAPAQYSIILSSISVRRDYYGGTSLLSTSATLVIDDTQIPTLDDFIKKISLLTNHASLHCSDMKFADDMGKLALQRQLPVPKEGSIADLLALAHRGKNNVADVFKCTVELTNVRMKNGWHYNSCSICKARKSITRQNGGFWCESCDKKATCTTILPNPLANLLNTTQVLLLKINSYYEHGTYESFNCIKVYSDEKDSAPLLSENLDPGTFSPAAKVGAASTIPSATTPKGVKRSIEIPTSVKELEWRSHRKFIVTTSDSEDDTPAVVVNEMDKAGLSNA, encoded by the exons ATGGCACTTGCAACTCAAAACCACACCGTCCAAGCTAATGAAAGAACTTATTCATACCTTCATGAGCTGCAGGTTGGTAAGGAGGCGGAGGTCAGAATCATGATATGCCGCACGTGGGATACGCATACAAAATATGGGAAATACCTTAGTACCGACTTCATTGCTTCGGATGAGCAG CTAACTGCCAGAAACACTGTAGCTCACTTTTTTATCTCAAGGTTAAAAGAAGGATCAGTATACTTGCTCAACAAATTCGAGGTGATCCCCAAAAAGGGCGACTACCGCCTACTGAGGGATAACAAGGTAGTTATTCAGTTGCAGGGTTCTACCTTCCTCAAGAAAATATCAAGTGATGAGCATGAAGGGTTTATCCATCACCCGTACAC GTCAGTAACTCCCCAAAGAGGCGGCTCCACGACACTTGAATTTGAGCTGGTGAATGAGAG GCGTCGGAGGGTTCGGGTAACGCTGTGGGGGAAATTGGGCGACTCTTTCCTTGCTAGGAAACCCGCTGCTCCTGCACAGTATAGCATCATTTTATCCTCCATTTCTGTTAGAAGGGACTACTATG GCGGGACATCTCTCTTAAGCACGTCAGCCACTTTGGTAATTGACGACACTCAGATACCGACTCTGGATGATTTTATCAAGAAAATCAG CCTCCTCACAAATCATGCTTCCTTGCATTGCAGCGACATGAAATTTGCTGATGACATGGGAAAATTGGCTCTTCAACGGCAACTCCCAGTGCCAAAAGAGGGTTCCATCGCTGACCTCCTGGCACTAGCCCACAGAGGCAAAAACAATGTT GCCGATGTGTTCAAGTGCACAGTGGAACTCACCAACGTACGGATGAAAAACGGCTGGCATTACAATAGCTGTAGTATTTGCAAGGCCAGGAAGAGCATTACGAGACAGAACGGGGGCTTTTGGTGTGAATCGTGTGACAAAAAG GCAACCTGCACCACCATTTTACCTAATCCACTTGCCAATCTACTTAATACAACCCAAGTGCTGCTTTTGAAGATCAACTCTTACTATGAACATGGAACATATGAAAGTTTTAATTGCATAAAAGTTTATTCGGACGAAAAAGACTCCGCACCGTTGTTGTCCGAGAATTTGGATCCAGGTACATTTTCTCCAGCTGCTAAAGTAGGTGCTGCCTCAACAATTCCGTCAGCTACAACTCCAAAAGGGGTTAAGAGATCAATCGAAATTCCTACTTCAGTGAAGGAATTGGAATGGCGTAGCCATCGCAA GTTTATTGTTACAACCTCCGATTCAGAAGATGACACACCTGCTGTTGTAGTTAACGAGATGGATAAGGCTGGCCTGAGCAACGCATGA
- the LOC139901057 gene encoding uncharacterized protein, which produces MARDWATNNATSNFELRLIAKATNTRQYNAPNVAEVTALITSDFGQCTTARDIIVQKNSPPKRISELHQLYMALQYPLLFPYGEMGYHEEIPYHSNSGRRKTNRGYLTMREFYCYRIQQWENEGTTILRGGRLFQQYLVDAYTAVKEQRLKWLRNHQNELRIDLYNNMCDAVTRGDTRATAIGRQIILPSSHTGSPRYMVQSYQDAMALCREFDNPDLFITFTSNPKWLEIEGMLSYIEGQRAPDRPEIVARLFKQKLDAMMADIMKAHVFGTCEAGIYIIEFQKRGLPHVYMLIWLTLNFKCTTPEEIDDIISAEIPCETQVPTAYKAVTKYMLHGPCGGNILDAPCIIDKKCSKHFPKPYNAETTIDEDGYANYRRRNNGIKVNKGKGTLDNSFVMPYNRYLLLKYNAHINVEWCNQSRAIKYLFKYLNKGHDRATIVIQENLAPVNGSAAEMLFGECVSFDIHFSKPSVIKLSYHLPNHHTITLRDSDNLPALLHREIDGTLHPTFKDACFAYGLINDDRDRTEAITEARLWASGAQLRDLFVTILLFCNVTKPLNLWEANWEALAEDILYKKHRLYNFPDLILSESQLRNYCLLEIQGILNKNGKSLADFPDLPQPDPDLLTQLDNRLIREDCNTASRRPFFLISGGTEKTFVYKTILAKLRSEKLIALAVASSGIASLLLPGGRTAHSRFVIPLDLMENSTCGIKQKTHLAGLMQQVRLIIWDEAPMTQRFAFEALDKTLKDILGAKNEVNRGKLFGGLPILLGGDFRQILPVIPKGKRQEVVQACINRSDLWQHCQLHTLSRIMRVNEYTADGQVDPRK; this is translated from the exons ATGGCCCGAGATTGGGCTACTAACAACGCGACATCAAACTTTGAGCTGCGTTTGATTGCTAAGGCTACAAATACACGCCAGTATAATGCCCCTAACGTGGCGGAGGTCACAGCATTGATAACGAGTGACTTTGGACAGTGCACAACTGCTCGGGATATTATTGTCCAAAAAAATTCGCCGCCGAAGAGAATATCAGAACTTCACCAACTATACATGGCGTTGCAATATCCTTTGCTATTTCCCTATGGAGAAATGGGATATCACGAAGAAATACCATATCATAGTAATAGTGGCAGAAGGAAAACTAACAGAGGTTACCTCACCATGCGAGAATTCTATTGTTATCGGATTCAACAGTGGGAAAATGAAGGAACAACTATACTTAGAGGCGGAAGGTTATTCCAACAATATTTAGTGGACGCTTACACAGCCGTAAAAGAACAGAGACTTAAGTGGCTAAGGAATCACCAAAATGAGCTCCGCATCGATCTATACAATAACATGTGCGATGCTGTCACCCGAGGTGACACCAGAGCTACCGCAATTGGAAGGCAGATAATTCTCCCATCCTCGCATACAGGCAGTCCGCGCTATATGGTGCAGAGCTACCAGGATGCAATGGCTCTATGTCGAGAATTTGATAATCCTGATTTGTTCATCACCTTCACGTCAAACCCGAAATGGCTCGAAATTGAGGGGATGCTTTCTTATATTGAAGGTCAGCGAGCACCAGATAGGCCGGAAATTGTTGCAAGATTGTTCAAACAAAAGCTAGATGCTATGATGGCTGATATCATGAAAGCTCACGTCTTTGGCACATGTGAAGCAG GCATCTATATAATTGAATTTCAAAAGCGCGGCTTGCCACATGTATATATGTTAATTTGGCTTACACTGAACTTTAAATGTACAACCCCGGAAGAGATCGATGATATCATCTCCGCTGAAATACCATGTGAAACACAGGTTCCAACTGCCTACAAAGCTGTTACTAAATACATGCTGCATGGCCCATGCGGTGGGAATATCCTAGACGCACCTTGCATTATTGATAAAAAATGCTCTAAGCATTTTCCGAAACCCTATAACGCAGAAACAACAATAGATGAAGATGGATATGCAAACTATCGCCGACGAAACAATGGAATAAAAGTCAATAAAGGAAAGGGCACACTTGACAACAGTTTTGTTATGCCTTACAATAGGTATCTCCTTCTTAAATACAATGCACATATAAATGTCGAGTGGTGTAATCAATCTCGGGCCATTAAGTACTTATTTAAATACTTAAACAAAGGGCATGATCGAGCAACTATAGTGATACAAGAGAATCTAGCCCCGGTTAATGGCTCCGCTGCAGAAATG CTGTTTGGAGAATGTGTTTCATTCGATATTCACTTCTCTAAGCCATCGGTCATAAAGCTGTCATATCATCTACCAAATCACCATACAATCACATTACGTGATTCAGATAATCTCCCTGCACTATTGCATAGGGAGA TCGACGGAACTTTACACCCCACATTTAAAGATGCGTGTTTCGCGTATGGGTTGATCAATGACGATAGAGATAGAACAGAAGCTATAACTGAGGCTAGATTATGGGCATCTGGTGCACAGCTGCGGGATTTATTTGTCACAATTTTACTTTTTTGCAATGTTACTAAACCGCTCAACCTCTGGGAAGCGAACTGGGAGGCTTTGGCAGAAGATATCCTCTACAAGAAACACAGGCTATACAACTTCCCTGATTTGATCTTGAGTGAGTCTCAGCTTAGAAACTATTGTTTGTTGGAAATTCAAGGTATCTTGAACAAAAATGGTAAATCATTAGCGGATTTCCCGGATCTACCCCAACCTGACCCTGACCTCCTAACACAACTCGACAATCGTCTGATTCGCGAAGA CTGTAACACAGCAAGCAGGCGGCCTTTTTTTCTTATATCTGGAGGTACCGAGAAAACTTTTGTCTACAAGACCATTCTTGCAAAGTTAAGGTCCGAAAAACTGATAGCACTAGCAGTGGCATCCTCAG GCATCGCTTCACTACTTTTGCCAGGAGGTCGGACTGCCCACAGTAGATTCGTCATCCCTCTTGACCTTATGGAGAACAGCACGTGTGGTATAAAACAAAAAACCCATCTTGCAGGACTGATGCAACAAGTCAGGTTAATCATTTGGGACGAAGCTCCCATGACTCAGAGGTTTGCATTTGAGGCTTTAGACAAAACCTTAAAGGATATTTTGGGTGCTAAGAATGAGGTGAACAGAGGCAAGCTATTTGGTGGATTGCCTATTCTACTAGGGGGTGATTTCAGACAAATATTGCCCGTTATACCGAAAGGAAAAAGACAGGAAGTTGTACAAGCTTGCATCAACCGATCTGATTTATGGCAACACTGTCAACTCCACACCCTCTCTCGCATTATGCGGGTCAACGAATACACAGCAGATGGTCAAGTTGATCCTAGAAAATAG